TTTGTGGCGCAGGATGCACAGTGGATGGATGTCTGTGCTTTTGCTTCTTTCTGTTGCAACAGCAGAACCCACAAAGCAGACCCCCTCCGATGAAGAGGACAGCGGTACTTGCCCAGCCAAGGAAGAGTGCCGCCCCCAGCTCTCGTTTCTGAGCTATGTGGACGGCTGGATTGTAGAAATCGCTGATGATGATATTGGCTGTCCAGCACACCGGAATGAGAACGAAGATGCCCGTCAAGATAAAGAGGACGCCAGAAATCCCCAGAAGATATGCTTTAACCCTCTCGTTAGAGCCTTTGCACTGAATCTTCTTCAGGCCGGAAATGCCAATAAGCAGAGCAATCAGAGATAAGGCAACAGCTACACACATGAGGGCGCGGGCTGCTACCAGGGCAGGTGGGAGAGCCAGCAAAGAATTGTAGAACTTGCACTGCAGCCTAACCGTGACTTGTCGGATGCAGTTCATCCAGAGCCCTTCCCAGGTCCTTTCAAAGACAATAATGTTGCCACCAACAAAAGCTGATACTTTCCACTGAGGCAGAAGTGCTGTGGCCAGAGTCCCCACCATGCCGAAGAACCCAAGAACCAGTCCAACGATTTGCAGTGGGTCAAATGCCATCACCTCTGCTTTGCATAAGGATCCAATCTGCAAGGGAAGCTGCTCACGACCCAGAACGGGGAGTCCTCTGTGAAGGTGCAGCGATCTCTGATGATGTTCTCCACGGTTACTGCCCAGAACATTTTAGTCCAAACCGACAGCAGTGACTGAACGTGGCTTAACTAGAAGTACCTGTTATACATGCATGCTGCCCTCATACACTCGCATTCACTTCATACTACGTACGAATTACTTACTAGTCATATATAATTGTTTCTCAGCCAATAAGAACGTATCCAGAGGTGTGCCAAGAAATACTGCATTCAGCTTCAGTATTTCTCATATTATTATTGTCTAAGCAATGCTGTAATCATGTGTCAAAACTTCCATTGTGGACTGCTAATTACAGAGCTGAAAACTTCTTGTCTAAAAATCACTCtgatataaaagtataaatatatgtgcTAAGCCACCACAGAAGAAAACACCAATACCTTGCCAGTTCTTTGGAGAGTGTTTGCAAAACACTTTGGACTTCAGatgatcttttattttcttctaatctaAGCCACCTCTCTTTAATATGGTTCATGAATCCTGGTTTTAATAATGACTTCTTGAATCAAATAAATGTTCAGGTATTATTTTCAAGACTTCTACTAAAATCACTGATACTTTATGAAAAGAGGCATCCTAAGCAAGACATGCAGATTTCATCGTTTATTTCTAAGATCCAGAAAGCAAGAACAAGGAGAAGCACTTCTTATTGAAGTTACTGGTAATTATTATATTATCTGTTGAGTAACACCTTTCTCTCTGGTGAAATAATGTTGAGGTTATACATGTTCATTAGATGTTTCTTCAACAGCAGCTTGGAATATATCATATTTATCAAAGCTAAAAATgtatattccttttttatggaGCAATATGAAAGTGGCCCTTTGGATTAGATGTGTAATTACTTAAATCCAGGTAACAGAAAAATTTTTACAGATAGAAGGCAGCTTCAAAGTCATCAGGCTTAAGTCTCTCATTTGCTAGATGAGGAATGTGAGGTTTTAAGAGCACCTGGCTAGACTAGCTGCATAGTAACTGATCCAGGAATAGATATGGTCTCTAACTTATgatgcttccttcctctttctagtCTGACTCAAAAACAGGAGGATAGAAAAGAGTTCATAAGAATTTTCATATGAATGGGATTAAACCTGAAATTTAGTGCTATCCCTTCGatagttttcaaattttcaaagcaAGTAAAATTCAATTGAGATGGTTTCAAAATCTGAGGGTCAAGTTGTCATTTTTGATGGTCACATCCCTGCCATGGTTCAGACATGAGGTGGGGAGTAGGCTTAATTTGGGATGTgtgaatttttcctctttttctttcactttctacTGCAAGGAGTTCATTCCAAGGATGAAAACTATTTGAAATCAGGCACACCAAGCATGTTCCAGGTGGGAGGAATGACAGTTTCCAAAAGGTCCTCCATTTTACTCAAATATAAGTCAAGAGATGGTGGGTGGTCCAACACTATCCAGGTTTTAAAAACCCATTAATTTAATTAGAACATGTGAAAACTATTAAGTTTCCAAGAAGGGTGGTCCAtcgatgtatgtatatatgtatgtatgtatctatctatctatatctatctatctatttatcatctatctatcatctacctatccTTGTTGCTGATGCTGTTGCTTTCTTAGTACCATCCTAGACCAAATAAGAACTTCTTCTCTaagaaattgtgaatcactgaGGAAACAGATGACTTCTGTGTAGTTCATAGTTTCCTAACGCCAACTAAGGATGAAGGGTTTTCTCGGCCCTTTGTTTGAGGTTGCTGAGACACAAGTTTAACCATTCCCACCCTGAAGGGATTTTCCAACACTACTCTGACTTATTActtctatttcctcttcctcattCTACCTAATTTTTACTCCTGTCTTTATTTTGTCCTGGAAGTTTCCAACTTCCAACTGTTTGATTTTTTATCAGACAGAACATCTGTTCTGTATTACAGATAAACACAAGTAAGAGCATATGTTTACTTAGAATATGGAGGCACATCCTAAGTATAAGTATAATATGAGAAACATAAATAATGCAGGagctttagtttttgttttgctctCACAGTCAAAGCCAATTGTCAATACCATCTTTACTTTCTCTCCTTTACATTTAAGCGGagatattgttttcttctttaacttttCTGTGAATCTCATCCCCTACTTTCTCAGGGTCCCTTGGTCCTTTGACCATCCCCTACTTTCATTGTACCTATACCCTCTTTGTCTCTCTGAATTGTCCTTTAGAATACAAACATACTCAATTCTCTTCCATATTAAAATTCCATCTTGTCAGATCTGTATTCCCTGCTATGTATTCATATACATCTTTTGGTCCACCTTCACATTTTCCCCTTGCTAGAAATGTGACAGAATTCTGGGACTTCCTAGCTGCTGTCTCCAAAGAACACTTCCATATTCTTGCTTAATTGTCCTTTCTGTAAAGTTCAAAATAAACCACCATCTTCTAGATGAGGCAGTAAACAGCACATGCTTTGGAGAGAGGTTTGTGTCAGTCTTGGCTTGATGGCTTAACCATCAAATTTGGGTATATTTTGAACCTTTCAAAGTTGCCTGTTCTACAAAAGTAGGATAATAATGATACCAACCTCATAGGGCTTCTTTGAAGGTTAAGTTTATGGAATATGTTCAAAGATCTGGCTTTGACAAGCACCCAGGAAATGTTTGCTGTAATGTTTGTCTCTTTTGCCTTTGTTAAATTATCCTGCTCACTACTTCTCTACATGCTCATCCTCAGTCTTTTCATTCCATAGGTGCCCTGACCCAGGtttgttttgtctggttttttcAGGCTTCCATATATACCTCAATACTCTTTTCTCCCAGCACAGGCTTTCTAGGGAGTTTCACCAAGGGCCATAGCTTCTGCTGTGTCTTATTGTTTCTAATCTTTTATCTTCAGCCCAGGCCTCGCTCTGTTTATCACCCaggtttctttgtttctctcagcCCCTCAGTCAATAGGAACCTGTGGAGACTTATGCACCCAAATGCCTCTTCCAACTTCCAACTGCTAAGAGTGCCAACAGAAAAAGATCTCACCTATCATCCACCTTCAGGTATTGCCTGAAAATAGCCATCTCACCCAAAGCATTCCCCATTCATCGGGACAGCCTATATCCAATGAATGACTGATTAATACAGGAGTGTAAAGGTCTAGTCCACTAGCCCCAACTAGGGGTTAACTCTAAGGggccatcccagctccagagTTCACTGTGGGGTTAGCTTAGGCTTTCACTGAGTCTGTACTACAACTTGACTTCTTATTTCcaattctcttccttcccttctttcccttaGGGATTGATCCCAAGAGCACTTTATAAAACCCAATGCACACTGTAATCTCCACCTCAGAGTCTGCTTCCCTTGGAGCCCAACTATTGATTGCCACCTTATTATAATTCATTAAATGTTTCCTGTTCTAACATCACTATGCCTTAGTTTGCCTTTCAACATTGCTACTTGAATCATTTCAATAACGTTTTACCTAGTCTCCTTGTCTCTGGTATTACTCTTATGTTGCTGAACCTCCACTAGGGACCATAAAGACTTTATGAATCAAATTCTGAACACGCCACCaccttgtttaaattttttcagtaGTTCTCGATTTCCTCCAAGATAAAATCCAAATCCCTTAGCACAACGCATAAGAGCAATCCTTGGCTTGACCCCTGCCCAATTTTAACACGTATCTTCTAAACATTACTCTATCCCATGTCTTCATAGAGCTTACATTTTGCTGAGAGTAGTAAATATTAAACAAGCAATTGCAAGCACAAAAATGTGTAATTACAAATTGAGATATAGCTATAGATAAAAAATATAGAGTATAGAAAACATAGGGTATAAAGAGAGTGTAAACAGATGAGACCTTAATTTTAATTACAAGGTGAAGAAAAGGCTCTCTGACAAAATGATATTTAAGCCATAACCTGAAGGTTGAGTAGGAATTAGCCAGATCATCAGATAAAGAGTGGGTTAAAGAGCATTCTGGGCAAGAGAGACTGTCTGGGTGAAGGTACTGAGGCCAAAGAGAGCTTGGAGCCAGTGTAGCTGGAAGACCTTGAGCAAGAGGGAAGTGAGAACTGCTGGTGGGCAGATGAGGCTGCAAATATAGGCAAAGTCCAGATACGCAGGGCAAGTGAACTATTTAATAATCTTCTCAGAAGATCAAAGCAAAATCAGTTAAAGATTTTAAGCATCGAACTGACATGATCGAAACTGCATTAAAAAACATACTAACTatcaaggaccaactgtatagcacataaagcacagggaactccactcaatactctgtaatggcctatatggaaaagaatctaaaaaagagtggatatatgtatatgtataactgattcattttgctgtacacttgaaactaacacaacattgtaaatcaactagactccaataaaacttttttaaaaacatcgcTATTTGGTGGGAATAGACTAGAAAGGCATACAGTTGAACATGAAGAAGCCAGTTAGAGGGCTACTGCAATAATCCAAATTAGAGATGATGGAAGTTAAGTTAGAAGTATCAATAGTGAAATGTAGAGGACAGGATGGATTGTGCTATGTATAGGAGTTATAACTGACAAGGGTGAGTGATGGACTAGAGGTGGGGAAATATGTAAGAGATGACTGTCATACCATTGGTATGAGCACCATTGTAACCACAGATGCATGTACTGAGGTAGGAGACACTGAAGAATCGGTGACCTTGTAGAAACATGTCAAGAGTTAAGTTTCAGATGTGAAGTTGAGTAGCCAGTGAGCCATCCCAgtaaaaaacatagaaaatcaGATTTTGTGGAGCTCATAGGAATAGTCTGGACTACATATATGTAAGAATCCACAGCCTCCATCCTGTCCACAAATTGTCTGTGATTAGATCACTATCAGTGAGAGGAATCTGACAGTACAGACTGCTGACTTACTCTATCTTCATGTCCTCTTGAGACTTGTTCTGAGGTCTTAGAGAATCTAATTTAGGTTGAGGGACTTTTGCAAAAATGTGTCTGAGTTTTACTTGCAGCATCAGCTTCAAGTAAATAGGAGTGGAGGTAGAACATCAGAATGAAAGAACTAGGATTCACAAAGCTTCAAGAGTTTCACTCCTTAAAATGTTCAGATATTCTGCTAACTTATTGTATTCTATTTTGAAAGTTACTGTTATGTCTCCCTCCTTGTCCAGTTCAAGTTTTAACAGTACAAGTGAATGGAAAAAGTTTGAATTGAACGTCTGTTAGATTGATTTGAAATTGTATGCAAGTAAATGTAtgaatacacatgcatatatagaaatttttattcttttattgacTTTAATATATGCTATCCCCTCTACATAAAGAGCTTTCCCAATTCACCTCACCCATGTCAACACATACACATTGCCGACTTGAGAATTATTCATTCTCCTTTAGATTTTGATCCACATTTTGTCACAAGAGAAACTTCTGAATTATCAGAGTATATTACACTCCAAttccacccccatctctgccattGTTTTAGTCTTTTATAATAATATGCATTTTCTCCACAACATTTTTCACTAGTTCTagataaatatacatttctacTTATGTTCATTTAAGTCTGTTTCCCATCTAGAGTATAGATTCTATGTGAACAGAGACCGTCTATTTTGTTAACCGCTAGAATCACACTGTGTAGCAGAGAGGCTGACCCAGAATCGGGCAGTAGTAACCTGCCCAGGAAATATTGTTTGAATtaataatgaattaattaataaatgcaaTACTTCATTTAGTTAGGCCATCCACTAATTTAAGGATCAGCATTTCATTATATCTTCCTAAATTATAAATTCACAGTTTGAATACTTTTCTACAGAGTTAAAGACTGGATTTATGTAATGAAATATACTACATATCAATTTAAACacctatttgttaaaaaaaaaaaaaaagtgttctattCCAGGAATACACTTGGGGGTAATCTAAAATCCAACTAAATTAGGTTTAATACCAccaaatagtcaatcaaatttATCCTATTATCTTGCATTATTACTCAAATTCCAACTGTTTTAAGGCTACTTACATGCCAGTATTTCAAATGGACTTTTCTGTGAAACCAATCAGGTAAATTAGAGTCCACTCTAACGCAAACCTGTGTTAAATGTATGTCTTTTTGCTTCTGCACACAGTTGAGTATATGCTATAAAAATCCTTGAAtttatcttcctccctcccttttccttctctccttccttttttcagTCTCATAGGGCAGCAGAAATAATTGAAGAATCACAAGAATCCTTGTGATTAATTAAAAGCAAATGGAATTTGGGGGGACAGGGTACAACCAGAAtagaaaatagaagataaaaatgaCATGACGTTTGTCCACAACATATGTTCCTCATTTGCTAAGCATTGGCTGTGAATTTGCACCTAAGCCTTTTAGCAGTAATGCAGAGTATCcaggcaataaaaacaaatacatttcttCAGGAGTTGCATAACTCTTCTTGCTTATGACACCAGAAAGAAATCTCTTTCACTGTGGAATACAATGAACAACATCCCTGCAGTAAATATAGTAGACACATTTGACCAAATGTTCTTCTTCTATAGGAGTCTAAATAAGGTGGCCCAGGCCTTGGAGCTATGGTTCTCAACCCTGACtttacattagaatcacctgtaGGAGCTTTGAAACAATATCAACAAATTGGGTCCCACCACAGACCCATTAAACCAGAATCAGGGGGTAGGGCCTTAGTGtcagaatttttgtttttgttgtattttgttatAGTTGCATCACTATTTTGAAAGCACCCCCTGTGATACTAATATGCAGGCTGGGATCAGAAGCACTGTTTTCTAGTTTCCATTCCAGTGgttcttgtttttggtttttaattccaATCATAGAAGGGAACTTATTAACCATATCAAGTCCCACATCCAACCAATTAAATCGAAATATCTCAAGATGGGagccaggcatcagtattttttaagtgtCTTAGGTGATTTTAGTATGCAGCTAAGACAGAGTCACTGATCTATATGAATGGATGGCTTGTATATCCTCAAGGTAATTTTAcattaatattaattctttcattaGAGCTTTTGAGACTTGAGAGTGAGTTTGAGGTTATACTCCTTGACAAGAACCTGCagtgtaaatattttacattgctGGTTAAACTCAGTCTTATGTGAGTAGGTGGTGAACggctttgaaataaaaatgatgaatgTTTTGCTCTTATCTCTCTGCAATGAGgcaatattatttcttaaaaagcagGGTAAGGACATGACATTTAccaattataattgaaaactccTCAACTGGAGTATTAGCACATTACTTCTAACTGTAAATTATGTTCAAATACCtttgaaaaataagttaaaatttttatattataatacaGTACTACTTCAATTATGTTCAGACATAAATGTGGTACAGACTTTTATGCTTATGGTTCTTACAAAAACCAtgaaaccaaaataaattaacaaattaattaCAAGCAAGACTGCACaattgataaattttaaattatcattacTTTTATAAAGTAGATAATATCAAATTTTGAAACTAAATTCTTGATGTTAGAAATAGTAGCAGAAAGCTACACTTCCATAATTTGTCCTCCACTTGTCATTTTTTGTCAGATTTTGAATGTGATGCACCATTACTTGAATAATTCatttatcattatcattttttaattttaacaataaaattattcttaatctgatttaatattttaataagtcaAAACACTTGAAAGCATGCCCCTAAGTAAAATATGGCAAATTGAAATGTACTGTTCTTTACTGCCTATTTATATCTATGTTTATTAATGAGCTACACAAAGATCAGATCTGCTTACTACGTTTGATCCAAATATGAGAAAATTTCAGCaagttctttctttcatttgacTTTGCCTGAATGTCTCTGAATATTGTAAGGCTCAATATCCCACTAATTGGCTTTTTGACTATGAACTCTACATGTGCACAGTGTACCATGACCACATTTGAccttcattttgaaaattattcccgtgtaaaatgtcattttcatgAAGGCAAATCAATGTCTCTACCACgtgatttaaaaaactaaaacctagtgttgaatttctttaaattaaaaattatcactGCAAAAAATCCTATATCTGtacaaatagtaaaaataattcaaCCAGTAACTGTATTACTGACCAAACATTCTAACTTTAAAATTTGGACAAGCCAACCTGAAAGAAGTCAGATGCACATCAAGCACATtacatgtttaatttattttatttttttatttttttttgtggtatgcgggcctcactcttgtggcctctcccattgcggagcacaggctccggacacgcaggctcagtggccatggctcacgggcccagccgctccgcggcatgtggggtcttcccagaccggggcacgaacccgtgtcccctgcattggcaggcggaatctcaaccattgcgccaccagggaagccctaacatgtTCAATTTAGATAATCATTTGCGTCAATCACTTGGGTCAGTCATAATTGCAGTTGTCATCTAGATAATCCATCATAACTAAAAACTCTCATTGAGCAGATGTGTCTGCAAATATTTTGGAGACTCTCAGGTTCACACGGGTATCAGTTTAAACAATACCAAAGGACCTTTCTAACCCTTGGTTTCCTCTTTGGTATAAATTGcagtcttcatttttatttcccttatgattagtgatgttgagcatcttttcaggagAGAAATACGTTCACTGGTCAGCCTGGCAAGGGAGTCTGTGGCTCTCTCACACTTTTTCTGTGCATGCACCTGCTTCACATTTCCTGTTTCCTCTTGAGGGGGAATTCTCAAAATTGTGTGCTTTCTTTCAGTCCTACAAAGCCAGGCTAGGTGTTGAGAGTCTCCAGTTTATTTTCTCTAGGGGAGTGCCCTGAAATGCTCACGTTTGTATACCTTCTCCCAATTCTGCAGAGCTGGACCTGCTTTATGTACGTATGTGCTCCCAAACCTCCTGCAAATACTCACACTCACTTCTGTGGGGACTTGTGTAGGGAACCAGCGACTAGGGGGTGCATGAAGCATGTGGAGCATTGGGGGATGCTTATGGGCCAGCTGTAGAGTGGGGGGGGTCTGCTGGTGATGCAACTCAAGTAGCTGGTGGGAAGGCTTCCTAATGGAGTCCACGAAACTGTTAGTAGAATCTATGCCCTTTGTTGTGTTCTGAGCCCTGGTTGCCGTGCTCCCAGCCTCTTCCAGCTACTCAGCCATGCCAATCACCTCAGTATACCGGGTAGGGTGAGATAGAAATGGGTTTCCAGGTCAGTATCCCACATGGCTGGGGAAGCCAGGCATTCATTCACTACACATCCACTTTCCCCTGTAAGAGAAATCACAGGTCAAGAGCTTCTCTCTTGGCCCTGAGATGTCCTCTTTGGGGCAAGGGTCACGTGGGGAAAGTGAAACTGTTCTTCTTACCCTCTGCAGGGTGTTTATTCAGTGTGCTGGAGCTTCTCAGCTAGACTCCTGGACTCCTACAAAGATGCTCTCATCCATGTGTGGCTGTCAAAATCAGTGCTTTGTGCGGGGGATGATAATAGAAaattcctattctgccatcttctgACCTGATAGCTACCTTTTCAATAGCAGCAATAAAGCTAGAAGACAGTGCAATCATATCTTTAAAATTAGGGAGAGATTTTGCATCTAGGGGCAAAATTTAATACCcaacttaaatttaaaacatgataaGCTCAATAcgaatatatttaattaattttattttgaaactaaCGTCAATATAAAGTGTGATGAGGGGTTTAACAGAAATCTAATGTGTTATCTGTTCATTCCTCTGTTATAATATCTAAGGTATTATTAAATAATGCTCCCAAAAGGTTATACCTAAATTTACCAGTCATACAAAATTACATCTGCAGTCACCTAAGAAAGTAGAGTCTATTCTTAAGGCATTTCAAGTTTTGTCCTTTTAAAGCAACAGGAGGGCATTATTCCTACAGGCAATTCTGTGTTATGCCTAGAAAATAGCAGAGAGCAACATAAATCAGCTGtactttttcatataaaattttttcatataattaGATAAATGTAATAATTTGAGAAATGTACAATGTTGCATAGAAACACACATACGTAAAGCCTGAGAGAATTTCTGATTACAAAAGGTTTCaccatactcaatattttattttatttattttttaataaccattttttaaattgaatatagttaatttacaatgttgtgtcagctTTAGGTACACAACAAAGTGggtcagttatacacacacatatactctttttcagatactTAATATTTCAGATGTGACAATTGTGATAAGTCAAAACGGCTCAGGGTGGGTTGGtgggataaaaaataaataaagaaaatccctaCAAAAATCTCAATGAggtttttgcttaaaaaaataaatattgcaatTGCTCTTTTTGTTGTGCTTAATGTGGTTATCCACACAAGGAAAAACCTTCAAAATTCAATCAAGTGCAGAACTGTAGAGTACGGTATTTTCTAAAGAATATCCAAAACCACtagccataattttttttaaacaaaactctTAGCTGACTATAAATTTACTAATCAGTGATTTGGGGAGAAAATATGTAAATGCTGtgtacattttttatattaatcatAAATCTTGCCCAGATGATGTGAAGGGTTATAAAATAAGCTATTTAGGTTCACTAGAATCTTATCAGTTGAGTGTGCATAAGAGGTTGCACTGAAACATGTTCTGCTTCACCCTGGGTGCTCTGTTGGTATTAAACATGTGTTTGTAAATAGAAGGGCTAAAAGCTTATGCAATTTCTCAGATACGTAACCCATGGATACAGGGTAACTTCacactttacttttttcttataattgaaTATCTAGCaattaaagaacatttaaaaatacatgaaaatacagTGTTCTCTGGTGCATATCAAATGTGAATTCAGAAGCCAGaatatgaaattattatttttctttttttaacatctttattggagtataattgctttacaatggtgtgttagtttctgctttataacaaagtgaatcagctatacatatacttatacatatatcctcatatctaccccgtcttgcatttccctcccaccctccctatcccacccctctaggtggtcacaaaacaccaaactgatctccctgtactatgtggctgcttcccactagctacctattttacatttggtagtatatattagtccatgccactctctcacttcatcccatcttacccttccctctccccgtgtcctcaagtccattctcaacatctgtgtctttattcctgtcctgcccctaggtctttcataacctttttttttttctttttttagattctatatatatgtgttagaaaatggtatttgtttttctctttcttacttgactctgtatgaaagattctaggtccatccacctcattacaaataactcaacttcattttttatggctgagtaatattccattgtatatatgtgccacatcttctttatccattcatctgttgatggacacttagattgctttcaTGTcgtggttattgtaaatagaactgcaatgaatattgtggtaaatgactctttttgaatcatggttttctcagggcatatgcccagtagtgggattgctgggtcttatggtagttctagttttagttttttaagcaaccttcatactgttctccataatggctgtatcaatttacattcccaccaacaatgcaagagtgttcccttttccacacactctccagcatttattgttcatagattttttgatgatggccattccgactggtatgagatgatacctcgctgtagttttgatttgtatttctctaatgattagtgatgttgagaatcctttcatgtgtttgttggcaatctgtatatcttctttggagaaatgtctatttaggtcttttgcccatttttggattgggttgtttgttttttttgatattgagctgcatgagctgcttataaattttggaggttaatcctttgtcagttgcttcatttgcaaatattttctcccattctgagggctgtcttttcattttgtttatggtttccttggctgtgcaaaagcttttaagtttcattaggtcccatttgtttatttatcttttcatttccatttctctaagaggtgggtcaaaaatgatcttgctgtgatttatgtcatagagtgttctgcctatgttttcctctaagagttttatagtgtctggccttatatttacgtctttaatccattttgagtttatttttgtgtatggtgttaagaagtgctctaatttcattcttttacatgtagctgtccagttttcccagccccacttattgaagaggctctcttttctccattgtatatgcttgcctcctttatcaaagaaaaggtgaccatgtgtgcagtggtttacctctggactttctatcctgttccattgctctatgtttctgtttttgttccagtaccatactgtcttgattactgtagctttatattagagtctgaagtctgggagcctcattcctccaactccagttttctttctcaagattactttggctatttggagtctttcgtgtttccatacaaattgtgaatttttttgttctagttctgtgaaaactgtcatttgtagtttgatagggtttgcgttgaatctgtagattgttttagggagtatagtcattttcacagtgttgattcttccaatccaagagcatggtatatctctccatctgtttgtatcatctttaatttctttcatcagggtcttatatttttctgcatacaggtcttttgtccccataggtaggtttattcctaggtattttattctttttgttgccatgtaaatgagagtgtttccttaatttctctttcagatgtttcatcattagtgtataagaatgc
This genomic window from Kogia breviceps isolate mKogBre1 chromosome 5, mKogBre1 haplotype 1, whole genome shotgun sequence contains:
- the CLDN17 gene encoding claudin-17, whose protein sequence is MAFDPLQIVGLVLGFFGMVGTLATALLPQWKVSAFVGGNIIVFERTWEGLWMNCIRQVTVRLQCKFYNSLLALPPALVAARALMCVAVALSLIALLIGISGLKKIQCKGSNERVKAYLLGISGVLFILTGIFVLIPVCWTANIIISDFYNPAVHIAQKRELGAALFLGWASTAVLFIGGGLLCGFCCCNRKKQKHRHPSTVHPAPQTDKLPQSGTVLSETATSYV